A region of Roseobacter litoralis Och 149 DNA encodes the following proteins:
- a CDS encoding ABC transporter permease produces the protein MTSMTGTAARMMAGFGNTSVGRAFGSWLGKIAGGFLVLLVLTAIFAPWITPFDYAAQDLTNGNAPPGWPHLLGTDQFGRDVLSRVIYGARTSLSVSATAIAISITAGMTLGAAAGYFGGLFERAVMTVVDLTWSFPDILIALIFVAIIGPGLTSTTFAIAIAYLAQFTRLTRAQIVRLKRETFIEATINLGAKPHHILLRHLLPNAIAPVIVVGMLAIGDGIVLEATLGFFGLGAQPPTPSWGAMMSSGTAQLFLSPWVIIFPGVVVAVTVIAVNLFGDELIRALNIRDRIRGT, from the coding sequence ATGACAAGTATGACAGGCACTGCTGCCCGCATGATGGCCGGTTTCGGCAATACCTCCGTGGGGCGCGCCTTCGGGTCGTGGCTTGGCAAAATTGCCGGCGGATTCTTGGTTCTTCTGGTTCTGACGGCGATCTTTGCGCCCTGGATTACGCCGTTTGACTATGCCGCTCAGGATTTGACGAACGGCAACGCGCCTCCCGGGTGGCCGCATCTGCTGGGCACCGATCAGTTCGGCCGCGATGTTCTGAGCCGGGTCATCTACGGCGCGCGCACGTCGCTGTCGGTCAGTGCCACGGCGATTGCAATTTCAATCACTGCAGGCATGACATTGGGTGCCGCAGCAGGATATTTCGGCGGATTATTCGAACGCGCGGTCATGACCGTGGTCGATCTCACATGGTCTTTCCCCGACATTCTGATTGCCTTGATCTTTGTCGCCATCATCGGTCCCGGCCTGACTTCGACCACCTTCGCCATCGCCATTGCATATCTGGCGCAGTTCACCCGGCTCACGCGGGCGCAGATTGTCCGGCTCAAGCGCGAAACGTTCATTGAGGCGACCATCAACCTTGGGGCAAAACCGCACCATATCCTGCTTCGACATCTGCTGCCCAACGCCATCGCCCCTGTCATCGTCGTTGGTATGCTGGCCATCGGCGACGGCATCGTGCTGGAGGCGACGCTGGGCTTCTTCGGCCTTGGCGCGCAGCCGCCAACCCCAAGCTGGGGCGCGATGATGTCCAGCGGCACCGCGCAACTGTTCCTGTCGCCCTGGGTCATCATCTTTCCCGGTGTCGTCGTCGCCGTCACGGTCATTGCAGTGAACCTGTTCGGGGATGAATTGATCCGCGCCTTGAATATCCGCGACCGGATCAGAGGGACATGA
- a CDS encoding ABC transporter ATP-binding protein: MLEVRDLEVAFGPVAPLSGVSFSLAKGETLGIVGESGSGKSLTAMSVMGLLPLSGGRITAGSIVFDGQELTQLAEPAYRKLRGGRIGLITQNPMTSLDPLQKIGPQVDAVAVLHLGMTATQARARTVEILGTLRIPEPALICNRYPHQMSGGMKQRIVIAMALAADPDVLVADEPTTALDVTVQAQIIRLLDDLVKDRDLALVLITHDMSVVAQSCDKVVVMYAGRVIEHGPVNAIFDAPQHPYTQALIGCIPRGLGADEHLTGIPGTVPTVLNYPKGCPFHPRCERAQDVCTIDRPAFVAQGGGAAACHFAGAAT; encoded by the coding sequence ATGCTGGAGGTTCGCGATCTCGAAGTGGCGTTCGGTCCTGTCGCCCCCTTGTCAGGTGTCAGCTTTTCACTGGCCAAGGGAGAAACGCTTGGCATCGTGGGCGAAAGCGGATCAGGCAAATCCCTTACCGCGATGAGCGTGATGGGTCTGCTGCCCTTGTCGGGGGGGCGGATCACTGCGGGATCGATCGTTTTCGACGGTCAGGAACTCACACAACTGGCGGAGCCTGCGTATCGCAAACTGCGCGGCGGGCGCATTGGACTGATTACCCAGAACCCGATGACGTCACTGGACCCGTTGCAAAAGATCGGCCCGCAGGTTGATGCAGTCGCCGTTTTGCATCTGGGCATGACCGCAACACAGGCCCGCGCGCGCACCGTCGAAATTCTGGGCACGTTGCGTATTCCCGAACCGGCGCTGATTTGTAACCGCTATCCGCACCAGATGTCTGGTGGCATGAAACAGCGGATCGTCATCGCCATGGCACTGGCCGCCGATCCTGACGTTCTGGTCGCTGATGAGCCGACCACGGCGCTCGACGTGACCGTGCAGGCGCAGATCATTCGATTGCTGGATGATCTGGTCAAGGACCGCGATCTGGCGTTGGTGCTGATCACCCATGACATGAGCGTCGTTGCCCAGAGCTGCGACAAGGTCGTGGTGATGTATGCTGGCCGCGTAATTGAACACGGGCCCGTCAACGCGATTTTTGATGCGCCACAACATCCCTACACACAGGCGCTGATCGGCTGCATCCCGAGGGGGCTTGGTGCCGACGAGCATCTGACCGGGATCCCCGGCACGGTTCCCACCGTATTGAACTACCCCAAGGGCTGTCCGTTTCATCCACGGTGTGAACGCGCGCAGGATGTTTGCACCATCGACAGGCCAGCCTTTGTCGCCCAGGGTGGTGGCGCCGCCGCCTGCCATTTTGCGGGGGCCGCCACATGA
- a CDS encoding ABC transporter ATP-binding protein — MSNLLEVRNLSKVFTSPGGPFRKARAMHAVNDVSFDLPKGRVIGVVGESGCGKSTLARLILRLIEPSSGTLRFDGDDLLAKTSAEMRKLRADMQMVFQDPYSAIDPRYTVARAVMEPFDVQGREHAGTRESVIAELLEMVGMNAGLAGSFPHQISGGQKQRVGIARALALRPSLLVLDEPTASLDVSVQAQIISLLEQLRDDLGLTYLFISHDLSLVRYFCDEIMVMYLGRVVEALPDTEQPARHPYTKTLMDSTFAPTPNQRRVITPLEGEVPSPFDLPPGCAFVDRCPHATAICTSETPVLSARGGHAVACHNPL; from the coding sequence ATGAGCAACCTTCTTGAAGTGCGCAATCTGTCTAAGGTTTTCACAAGCCCTGGCGGCCCGTTCCGCAAGGCACGCGCGATGCACGCGGTCAACGATGTGTCTTTTGATCTTCCCAAGGGGCGCGTGATCGGCGTTGTCGGTGAGAGCGGCTGTGGCAAGTCCACGCTGGCGCGTCTTATTCTGCGGCTGATCGAACCGAGTTCAGGAACGCTGCGGTTTGACGGGGATGATCTGTTGGCCAAAACATCCGCCGAAATGCGCAAGCTGCGTGCCGACATGCAGATGGTGTTTCAGGACCCCTACTCCGCGATTGATCCACGCTATACCGTGGCCCGCGCCGTGATGGAGCCGTTCGATGTTCAGGGGCGCGAACATGCCGGGACGCGCGAAAGCGTCATCGCGGAATTGCTGGAAATGGTCGGGATGAATGCTGGCCTTGCCGGGAGTTTCCCGCATCAGATTTCGGGTGGTCAAAAGCAACGGGTCGGGATTGCACGCGCCTTGGCGCTTCGCCCATCGTTGCTGGTTCTGGATGAACCGACTGCATCGCTGGATGTATCTGTGCAAGCGCAAATTATCAGCCTTCTGGAACAACTGCGTGATGATCTTGGACTGACCTATCTGTTCATCAGCCACGACCTGAGCCTTGTGCGATATTTCTGCGACGAAATCATGGTGATGTATCTGGGCCGCGTCGTCGAAGCCTTGCCTGATACGGAGCAGCCAGCGCGCCACCCCTATACCAAGACGCTGATGGACAGCACCTTTGCCCCGACCCCCAACCAGCGCCGTGTCATTACCCCTTTGGAAGGTGAGGTTCCCAGCCCGTTTGATCTGCCACCCGGTTGCGCCTTTGTCGATCGCTGCCCGCATGCGACGGCCATTTGCACCAGTGAGACACCTGTCCTGTCTGCACGCGGCGGCCATGCGGTGGCCTGCCACAATCCATTGTAG
- a CDS encoding sugar-binding transcriptional regulator — MSLPAGSTGKAKSAAPDLARFPARDDALYVEAAWLYYHDGLNQNEIAARMRISRASVVNYLNEVRARDWVRVHLDSDVFRGHRLAAQLCAKYGLAEALVVPEGASDHDAAAASVARVTRAAADWLPRLLEPGDSLGVSWGATVYQMAQQVPYTPVPDLTVIQLLGSRPAALGFEAEACTSMLAHRLDGQCINLHVPLVLSSKKLRDALCEEPVVRDQLGALATCNKTVLACGTCDADAHVVRSGILSAESIARYCEKGAAGVICGRLIDAEGRPMVADVEERMIGVSLNQMRGKDMALLVAAGSGRAGPAQAAIKGGFVTHLATSTRVAKELLAMSA; from the coding sequence GTGTCGCTGCCGGCAGGGTCCACGGGCAAGGCCAAAAGTGCCGCACCTGATCTGGCGCGGTTCCCCGCGCGCGATGACGCGCTTTATGTTGAGGCCGCGTGGCTTTATTACCACGACGGGTTGAACCAGAACGAGATTGCGGCGCGCATGCGGATCAGCCGTGCGTCGGTGGTGAACTACCTCAATGAGGTGCGCGCGCGGGACTGGGTCCGGGTGCATCTGGATAGTGACGTATTTCGGGGGCATCGCTTGGCGGCGCAACTCTGCGCCAAATATGGGCTGGCCGAGGCTTTGGTGGTACCTGAGGGCGCGTCCGATCACGACGCGGCTGCCGCGAGCGTCGCGCGGGTGACGCGGGCTGCTGCGGATTGGTTGCCCCGCTTGCTGGAACCGGGCGACAGCTTGGGCGTGTCCTGGGGCGCAACCGTCTATCAAATGGCCCAGCAGGTCCCTTACACGCCAGTGCCGGATCTGACCGTGATCCAGCTGTTGGGGTCGCGCCCCGCCGCACTCGGTTTCGAGGCGGAGGCCTGTACGTCGATGCTGGCGCACCGTCTGGATGGGCAGTGCATTAACCTGCATGTGCCACTGGTGCTGTCGAGCAAAAAACTGCGCGATGCGCTCTGCGAGGAACCGGTGGTGCGTGACCAGCTTGGGGCATTGGCGACCTGCAACAAGACCGTCCTGGCCTGTGGCACCTGCGACGCGGATGCCCATGTCGTGCGCAGCGGCATCCTGAGCGCGGAGAGTATCGCCAGATATTGCGAAAAAGGGGCGGCGGGCGTGATTTGCGGCCGCCTGATTGATGCCGAGGGGCGGCCCATGGTCGCCGATGTCGAAGAGCGGATGATCGGCGTCTCGCTGAACCAGATGCGGGGTAAAGACATGGCGCTTCTGGTTGCTGCCGGGTCCGGGCGCGCGGGACCAGCGCAGGCCGCGATCAAGGGTGGGTTCGTGACCCATCTTGCGACCAGCACGCGGGTTGCAAAAGAGCTGCTGGCAATGAGTGCGTAG
- the mtnA gene encoding S-methyl-5-thioribose-1-phosphate isomerase: MKIDGTHYRSLWWNSENHVLEIIDQRWLPHEFRVIPVATMQDFADAIYQMRVRGAPLIGATAAYGMALAMAEDASDANMDAAWTFLEKTRPTAINLRWALDRCRAALRPLPEADRAAAALTLAHEIADEDVEINRRIGENGLALIREIAARKPAGEPVRLLTHCNAGWLATVDWGTATSPMYHAQDAGIPLHVWVDETRPRNQGALTAWELGKHGVPHTYITDNAGGHLMQHGMVDMVITGTDRTTRRGDVCNKIGTYLKALAAHDNGVPFYVALPSPTIDWTVSDGVAEIPIEERDAQEVTHVQGLTDGGVLGTVQVAPTGTEGGNPAFDVTPNRLVTGLITERGVCDASEAGLSDLFPDFAKAAE, encoded by the coding sequence ATGAAGATCGACGGCACGCACTACCGATCCTTGTGGTGGAACAGCGAAAACCACGTTCTGGAGATCATCGACCAACGCTGGTTGCCGCATGAATTTCGCGTCATCCCCGTGGCGACGATGCAGGATTTTGCCGATGCCATCTATCAGATGCGGGTACGCGGTGCGCCCTTGATCGGGGCCACGGCGGCCTACGGTATGGCATTGGCGATGGCCGAGGATGCATCGGACGCAAATATGGATGCGGCCTGGACCTTTCTGGAAAAAACCCGCCCGACCGCGATCAACCTGCGGTGGGCGCTGGATCGGTGCCGCGCGGCATTGCGCCCCTTGCCGGAAGCTGACCGCGCCGCTGCTGCCCTGACGCTGGCCCATGAGATCGCTGACGAGGACGTGGAGATCAACCGCCGCATCGGCGAGAATGGTCTGGCGCTGATCCGCGAAATCGCGGCGCGCAAACCGGCGGGCGAACCTGTCCGATTGCTTACGCATTGCAACGCCGGGTGGCTGGCGACCGTCGATTGGGGCACCGCGACAAGCCCAATGTATCACGCACAGGACGCGGGCATCCCGCTGCACGTCTGGGTGGATGAGACGCGCCCGCGCAATCAGGGTGCCCTGACCGCGTGGGAGTTGGGCAAGCACGGCGTGCCCCACACTTATATTACCGACAATGCGGGCGGGCATCTGATGCAGCACGGCATGGTCGATATGGTCATCACCGGAACCGACCGCACGACGCGGCGCGGTGATGTGTGCAACAAGATCGGCACCTACCTCAAGGCGTTGGCCGCGCATGATAATGGCGTGCCGTTCTACGTCGCACTGCCATCCCCGACCATCGACTGGACGGTGAGCGATGGCGTGGCTGAAATCCCCATCGAGGAACGTGATGCGCAAGAAGTCACCCATGTGCAGGGGCTGACCGACGGTGGTGTACTTGGCACCGTGCAGGTCGCGCCAACCGGAACCGAAGGGGGCAATCCGGCCTTTGATGTGACACCGAACCGATTGGTCACGGGCCTGATCACCGAACGCGGGGTTTGCGATGCCTCTGAGGCCGGGTTGTCCGACCTGTTTCCCGACTTTGCGAAGGCGGCAGAATAG
- the mtnK gene encoding S-methyl-5-thioribose kinase: MNSNTSYEALSVDTLPQRLRDVPALVQHVGPDAAVWHVQEVGDGNLNLVFIVSGSVGKVIVKQALPYVRLVGDSWPLPLYRAFYEYHALTRQAARDPGAVPEIYHFDEAQALIVMEFLAPHVILRRKLIAGEKVAGLADFLGRFCARTAFRGSELSMPSPDKKADVALFAGNVEIPAITEALVFTDPYFDAEMNSHTDGLGPVIAQLRGDAALKIKVQQMLQHFVSNTETMVHGDLHSGSIMSTDSDSRVIDPEFVQYGPMGFDIGMLCANFLMAYFSQPAHRGADLSEYQEWILQVIADTARSFEAEFRHLWATERTGILYPASLFEDQGHDSAAACDAVLAGIWHDAWAVCGIEMHRRCLSLAHNADFEEVADVALRARLEARNLSMGAELIHTADTIADAQAVCALARNFNRKDVL, translated from the coding sequence ATGAATTCAAACACGTCGTATGAGGCCCTGAGCGTCGATACTCTGCCGCAGCGGTTGAGAGATGTTCCTGCGCTTGTCCAACACGTCGGACCGGATGCCGCGGTATGGCACGTGCAGGAGGTCGGGGACGGCAATCTCAACCTCGTCTTCATCGTGAGTGGATCGGTCGGCAAGGTCATCGTCAAACAGGCGTTGCCGTATGTGCGCCTTGTGGGGGACAGTTGGCCCTTGCCGCTTTACCGCGCGTTTTATGAGTATCACGCGCTGACTCGTCAGGCTGCGCGCGATCCCGGCGCGGTGCCGGAGATTTACCATTTTGACGAAGCGCAGGCGCTGATCGTGATGGAGTTCCTCGCGCCTCATGTGATCCTGCGCCGCAAACTGATCGCCGGGGAAAAGGTCGCAGGGCTGGCCGATTTTCTGGGCCGGTTCTGCGCGCGGACGGCCTTTCGTGGGTCCGAGCTTTCGATGCCAAGCCCCGACAAGAAAGCGGATGTGGCGCTTTTTGCAGGTAACGTCGAAATCCCCGCGATTACGGAGGCGCTGGTTTTCACCGACCCTTACTTTGATGCGGAGATGAACAGCCACACCGATGGTTTAGGGCCTGTCATTGCCCAATTGCGCGGGGATGCGGCGCTTAAAATCAAGGTGCAGCAGATGCTGCAACACTTTGTGTCTAATACGGAAACCATGGTGCACGGCGATCTGCATTCCGGCTCCATCATGTCGACGGACAGCGACAGCAGGGTGATTGACCCGGAATTCGTCCAATATGGCCCGATGGGCTTTGACATCGGCATGCTCTGTGCGAATTTCCTGATGGCTTATTTCAGCCAGCCTGCGCATCGCGGTGCGGACCTGTCTGAGTATCAGGAGTGGATACTGCAGGTCATCGCAGACACCGCGCGCAGCTTTGAGGCAGAGTTCCGCCATCTGTGGGCGACAGAGCGGACGGGCATCCTGTACCCGGCGTCCCTGTTCGAGGATCAGGGCCACGACAGCGCTGCGGCCTGCGATGCGGTTCTGGCCGGGATTTGGCATGATGCATGGGCGGTCTGCGGGATCGAGATGCACCGGCGGTGTCTGTCCCTCGCGCACAACGCGGATTTTGAAGAGGTCGCGGATGTCGCTCTGCGCGCGCGGCTTGAGGCGCGAAACCTCAGCATGGGCGCGGAATTGATCCACACGGCAGACACAATTGCGGATGCGCAGGCGGTTTGCGCGCTTGCGCGGAATTTTAACCGAAAGGACGTTCTATGA
- a CDS encoding sugar ABC transporter ATP-binding protein, with amino-acid sequence MAGDALNVNGLQKSFGKNNVLRGIDLTLSPGSVTVLMGANGAGKSTLVKVICGHHRADGGTVTLTGTPFDPVDEADAIRKGVVTVHQSINDGVIPDLDVANNLMLDRLVERGHGFFVRERHLRAEAAKVAAAMGIHVDLRARVSDLSVADRQMIAIARAMARAPKVLILDEPTSSLSASEAERLFDLIDRLRAQGVAILYISHRMSDIRRIADRIVVMRDGAISGLFESAPLDYNAAVTAMLGHRMTDVDVTVQTGTAPVLDVSDLCLSEGTDPFNLTVRDGEVVALVGLLGSGKSRLADILFGIAHPARGQIRINGDTYTPRSVEDAVAQGVFMSPKDRSSNAVIPAFDIADNMTLPFLRGLSAGPFLKSRAQRNRTDHMVDQLGIVCQSANDGIGTLSGGNQQKVMIARWLLEPAKVLLLDEPFQGVDIGARRDIGRHIRSTAKGRATLVFLAEIDEALEIADRIFVMSEGTLVGEHVNKDVDLAALIADVTGTTSKATGISA; translated from the coding sequence GTGGCTGGCGACGCGCTCAACGTGAACGGTCTGCAAAAATCGTTCGGGAAAAATAACGTCTTACGCGGCATTGACCTGACCCTGTCACCGGGGTCCGTGACGGTTCTGATGGGGGCGAATGGCGCCGGGAAATCCACGCTGGTCAAGGTGATTTGCGGCCATCACCGCGCGGATGGTGGGACGGTGACCCTGACCGGAACGCCTTTTGATCCTGTGGACGAGGCAGACGCCATCCGCAAGGGGGTGGTGACCGTGCACCAATCCATCAATGACGGCGTCATTCCCGATCTGGACGTGGCCAACAACCTTATGCTGGACCGTTTGGTCGAACGCGGCCACGGGTTTTTCGTCCGCGAACGCCACCTGCGCGCCGAGGCCGCCAAAGTCGCTGCCGCCATGGGCATTCATGTCGATCTGCGCGCACGGGTGTCGGATCTGTCGGTTGCCGACCGCCAGATGATCGCCATCGCCCGGGCCATGGCGCGCGCGCCCAAAGTGCTGATCCTGGACGAGCCGACCTCCTCGCTGTCCGCCTCGGAGGCCGAGCGGCTCTTTGATCTGATTGATCGGCTGCGCGCCCAAGGCGTCGCAATCCTGTATATCTCGCACCGCATGTCCGATATCCGACGCATTGCGGACCGGATTGTGGTGATGCGGGACGGCGCGATTTCCGGGCTTTTTGAAAGCGCGCCACTTGATTACAACGCCGCCGTCACCGCCATGCTGGGGCACCGCATGACGGATGTGGATGTCACCGTTCAAACCGGGACCGCGCCGGTGCTGGACGTGTCCGATCTTTGCCTTTCTGAAGGGACAGACCCTTTCAATCTGACCGTGCGTGACGGGGAAGTCGTCGCACTCGTGGGCCTTCTGGGCAGCGGCAAAAGCCGATTGGCCGATATCCTTTTTGGCATCGCACACCCCGCGCGGGGCCAGATCCGCATAAATGGAGACACCTACACCCCCCGTTCCGTTGAGGATGCGGTGGCACAGGGCGTGTTCATGTCGCCGAAAGATCGCAGCAGCAATGCGGTGATCCCTGCCTTTGACATCGCCGATAACATGACCCTGCCCTTTCTGCGGGGTCTGAGCGCCGGACCCTTCCTGAAATCGCGCGCACAGCGCAACCGCACCGATCACATGGTGGATCAATTGGGCATTGTCTGCCAATCGGCAAATGACGGCATTGGCACCCTGTCGGGCGGCAACCAGCAAAAGGTCATGATCGCGCGTTGGCTGCTGGAACCTGCGAAGGTGCTCTTGCTGGATGAGCCGTTTCAGGGCGTGGACATCGGCGCGCGGCGCGACATCGGGCGGCATATCCGCAGCACGGCGAAAGGGCGCGCAACACTGGTGTTCCTCGCCGAGATCGACGAAGCGCTGGAGATCGCCGACCGTATTTTCGTGATGAGCGAGGGCACCCTTGTTGGCGAACATGTGAACAAGGATGTCGACCTTGCCGCGCTGATCGCAGACGTCACCGGAACAACATCAAAGGCAACAGGCATATCCGCATGA
- a CDS encoding ABC transporter permease has translation MNDRILDFAIRYGFLILLVGLIVYFSLAAPGFFGPLSAAFVLQSVAITGILALGVTCTLVVGGFDLSIGAVATSALMLSAYSMVILEHPAIVAVALCLVMGALVGLINGLLIVKFRVPDLLATLGMMFLLIGLQRIPTQGNSISTGMTLSGGTVAEGTFSAAFLWLGRHRFDVIIERLLPMPVVIFVVIAVLIWLFLGFTRHGRLMYAIGSNARAAGLVGTPVNRYKVIAYMISGVTASVGGILLAARLGRGDIASGNNLLLDSVAAALIGFAVLGAARPNAFGTAMGALFVGILLQGMTMMNAPYYTQDFVKGAVLVAALVFTFYLSSRRTGTGH, from the coding sequence ATGAACGACCGCATCCTCGACTTTGCCATTCGGTATGGCTTTTTGATCCTTCTTGTCGGGCTGATCGTCTATTTCAGCCTCGCCGCACCGGGGTTTTTTGGCCCCTTGTCGGCCGCCTTTGTGCTGCAATCGGTTGCCATCACGGGCATCCTTGCGCTTGGCGTGACCTGCACGCTGGTTGTGGGCGGGTTTGATCTGTCGATCGGTGCTGTGGCCACATCAGCGCTGATGCTGTCGGCCTATTCCATGGTGATCCTCGAACATCCCGCGATTGTCGCGGTAGCGCTTTGCCTCGTCATGGGCGCGCTCGTGGGTTTGATAAACGGGCTGCTGATCGTAAAGTTCCGCGTGCCGGACCTGTTGGCGACGCTGGGCATGATGTTTTTGCTCATCGGTCTGCAACGCATCCCGACGCAGGGCAATTCAATCTCAACCGGTATGACGCTGTCAGGCGGCACCGTGGCGGAGGGCACTTTTTCCGCAGCCTTCCTCTGGCTGGGTCGTCACCGCTTTGATGTGATCATCGAACGCCTGTTGCCCATGCCTGTGGTGATTTTCGTGGTGATCGCAGTTCTGATCTGGCTGTTCCTCGGCTTCACCCGTCACGGACGGCTGATGTATGCCATCGGCTCGAACGCGCGCGCCGCCGGCCTCGTAGGCACGCCGGTCAACCGGTATAAGGTCATCGCCTATATGATATCCGGCGTCACGGCCTCTGTCGGCGGGATCCTGTTGGCCGCGCGGCTGGGGCGCGGGGATATTGCCAGTGGAAACAACCTGTTGCTGGACAGTGTTGCGGCAGCACTGATCGGGTTTGCCGTGCTGGGCGCCGCGCGGCCGAACGCTTTTGGCACCGCCATGGGCGCGCTCTTTGTCGGCATCCTGCTGCAAGGCATGACGATGATGAACGCGCCCTATTACACGCAGGATTTCGTCAAGGGCGCCGTTCTGGTCGCAGCCCTTGTGTTCACATTTTACCTATCCTCGCGCCGCACCGGCACGGGGCATTGA
- a CDS encoding substrate-binding domain-containing protein — MLKRHFMALASVAGLALGAGVAGAQDAPAPLDNPEDVTIALVRYLSTGDFFQAYLSGVETQAAALGVNLRVLDSRQDAALQADMVEQAIALGVDGIIIQHGLTESMREAAQRAVDAGIKVVAFDVNVENDAIPQIEQSDYLLGKLALEQAIKDNGDSFSAGYVYVPGIAPLDRRHVAWEEVKAANSGITEAARIGTLDNPIANANANQARAALQANPGISVFFAPYNEFAKGVKIAADELGVSTNMSIYSADISTADIALMREADSAWKATVATNPAVVGEVSVRALALMLVGEDPGASVIVPPTLITQSFLNDNNIRNMEDLGVKMPQFQHADVAMADWMPLPAR, encoded by the coding sequence ATGCTGAAACGTCACTTCATGGCCCTTGCAAGCGTGGCAGGTCTCGCGCTTGGCGCGGGCGTCGCCGGGGCGCAGGACGCCCCTGCCCCTCTTGACAATCCAGAGGACGTCACAATCGCACTTGTGCGCTATCTCTCCACGGGGGATTTCTTTCAGGCCTATCTGTCCGGTGTCGAAACGCAGGCCGCCGCCCTTGGCGTCAATCTGCGCGTGCTCGACAGCCGTCAGGACGCCGCCCTTCAAGCCGATATGGTGGAACAAGCCATCGCCCTTGGTGTGGACGGGATCATCATCCAGCACGGGTTGACGGAATCCATGCGCGAGGCGGCACAGCGGGCTGTGGATGCTGGCATCAAGGTGGTTGCCTTTGACGTGAATGTCGAAAACGATGCCATTCCGCAGATTGAGCAATCCGATTACCTGCTGGGCAAACTGGCGCTGGAACAGGCGATCAAGGACAATGGCGACAGCTTCTCCGCAGGCTACGTCTATGTGCCGGGAATCGCGCCGCTTGATCGTCGTCACGTCGCCTGGGAAGAGGTGAAGGCCGCAAATTCCGGCATTACCGAGGCCGCACGCATCGGCACGCTCGACAACCCGATTGCCAATGCCAACGCCAATCAGGCGCGCGCGGCGCTTCAGGCCAACCCCGGTATTTCGGTCTTTTTTGCACCTTACAACGAGTTCGCAAAAGGCGTTAAGATTGCTGCGGACGAATTGGGCGTCAGCACGAACATGTCCATCTATTCTGCCGATATCTCAACGGCCGACATTGCCCTGATGCGCGAAGCCGACAGCGCGTGGAAAGCCACAGTGGCCACGAACCCTGCCGTGGTCGGCGAAGTTTCAGTGCGCGCGCTGGCCCTGATGCTGGTGGGCGAAGATCCCGGCGCTTCGGTCATCGTGCCGCCGACCCTGATCACGCAGTCTTTCCTGAACGACAACAACATCCGCAATATGGAAGATCTGGGCGTGAAGATGCCCCAGTTCCAGCATGCTGATGTGGCGATGGCCGACTGGATGCCCCTGCCCGCGCGGTAA
- a CDS encoding IclR family transcriptional regulator → MHLDRLVTILELIAMAGRGLTAVEVQKATGLPRPTCYRLLQTLAENRLIDDPERSSRYVIGERLIGIALLGQSDIDVRRVCAPVLREAALNLEDSVFLARLRSSDVEIIHVETPSNSTRGFIHPGFGVRPMHACSCSKAIAAFAKESFQENILSGMFNVYTPHTKTMRAQLETEFAAIVQQGYAECHEEIDIGVSSVAAPVLVGKIGTTFSVGAVGPVRRFTKQYRKRLGEDLIAISAKLGAAIQLCAVSQDRIAEMPGPTEPQQKAKQLPNHH, encoded by the coding sequence TTGCATCTGGACCGCCTTGTCACAATTCTTGAACTCATCGCGATGGCAGGCCGTGGCCTCACGGCGGTTGAGGTGCAGAAAGCGACTGGATTGCCAAGGCCAACGTGCTATCGGCTATTGCAGACCCTCGCTGAAAACAGGTTGATCGACGATCCGGAGAGGTCTTCGCGCTATGTGATCGGTGAACGTTTGATCGGGATCGCATTGCTTGGGCAATCTGACATCGACGTCCGGCGTGTCTGCGCGCCTGTGCTGCGTGAAGCTGCGTTGAACCTTGAAGACAGCGTGTTTCTTGCACGGTTGCGCAGCAGCGATGTTGAAATCATCCACGTCGAGACCCCGAGCAACTCCACACGCGGTTTCATCCATCCCGGGTTTGGCGTCCGCCCGATGCACGCCTGCTCCTGCTCCAAGGCGATTGCCGCCTTTGCCAAGGAGAGCTTTCAGGAAAACATACTCTCGGGTATGTTCAACGTTTACACGCCGCACACAAAAACAATGCGGGCACAGCTCGAAACGGAGTTTGCCGCCATCGTGCAGCAGGGCTATGCCGAATGCCACGAGGAAATCGACATCGGTGTTTCCAGCGTCGCGGCCCCCGTGCTCGTGGGCAAGATTGGCACGACATTCAGCGTGGGCGCTGTCGGCCCTGTGCGCCGCTTCACAAAGCAATACCGCAAGAGGTTGGGCGAAGACCTCATCGCCATTTCTGCAAAACTCGGTGCCGCGATCCAGCTTTGTGCTGTATCTCAGGACCGGATTGCAGAAATGCCAGGACCAACAGAACCACAACAGAAGGCAAAACAACTGCCAAACCACCACTAA